A single Cyprinus carpio isolate SPL01 chromosome A20, ASM1834038v1, whole genome shotgun sequence DNA region contains:
- the LOC109101730 gene encoding rho-related GTP-binding protein RhoJ: MPTLSSKSRQNAVEAVEDGGSNRDPLDTAAKKMLKCVVVGDGAVGKTCLLMSYANDAFPEEYVPTVFDHYAVNVTVSGRQHLLGLYDTAGQEDYNQLRPLSYPNTDVFLICFSVVNPASYHNVQEEWVPELKSCMPHVPYILIGTQIDLRDDPKTLARLLQMKEKPLTYEQGLKLAREIGAQCYLECSALTQKGLKTVFDEAILTIFSPKKQKRCCAACRSCCAIV, from the exons ATGCCTACTCTCAGTTCGAAAAGTAGGCAGAATGCAGTGGAAGCGGTTGAGGATGGAGGCAGTAACAGAGATCCTCTCGATACTGCGGCCAAAAAGATGTTGAAATGTGTTGTGGTCGGCGACGGAGCTGTGGGCAAAACCTGTTTGCTGATGAGTTACGCAAATGATGCTTTTCCCGAGGAGTATGTACCCACTGTATTCGATCACTATGCAG tgaatgTAACAGTATCTGGGAGGCAGCACTTACTGGGATTGTACGATACAGCTGGACAA GAGGATTACAACCAGCTGCGGCCCCTCTCCTACCCCAACACAGACGTCTTTCTCATCTGCTTCTCTGTTGTGAATCCAGCTTCCTATCACAATGTTCAGGAGGAATGGGTACCTGAGCTCAAATCCTGCATGCCTCACGTGCCCTATATCCTCATTGGAACACAG ATTGACTTGCGAGATGACCCAAAGACACTAGCACGTCTGCTCCAGATGAAGGAGAAGCCATTGACCTACGAGCAAGGCCTCAAACTAGCCAGAGAG ATTGGAGCCCAGTGCTATCTGGAGTGTTCAGCACTGACTCAGAAGGGACTAAAGACAGTATTTGATGAGGCCATCCTGACAATCTTCAGCCCAAAGAAACAAAAACGGTGCTGCGCGGCCTGCAGAAGCTGTTGTGCTATTGTGTGA